The Prevotella sp. oral taxon 299 str. F0039 genome has a segment encoding these proteins:
- the pflB gene encoding formate C-acetyltransferase, with protein MKNEWRGFKGNHWTEDVDVRAFIQDNYTAYDGNADFLAGPTEATDKLWTLLQGLQKEERAKGGVLDMETKVVSSMTAYPAAYMGEGTKELEKIVGLQTDKPLKRAFMPYGGIKMAEQACTTYGYEPAPELHKIFTEYHKTHNEGVFDAYTDEMKLVRHNHILTGLPDTYGRGRIVGDYRRVALYGVDFLIDKKKADLRNTGCGVMTDEIIRLREEISMQIKALKEMKEMALIYGYDISRPAMNAHEAVQWLYFGYLSAIKTQNGAAMSVGRISTFLDIYIQRDMEEGTLTESEAQELIDHLVMKFRMVKFARIPSYNQLFSGDPIWATLEMAGMGMDGRSMVTKNDFRFLHTLENMGPSPEPNLTVLYCSRLPEGFKQYASKISVTTSSIQYENDDVMRPIWGDDYSICCCVSATQTGKEMQFFGARANLAKCLLYAVSGGVDEKTKEQCGPAYRPISGDVLNYDEFLPRFIDMMEWLAGIYVNTLNLIHYMHDKYFYEAAELALIDTNVRRTFATGIAGFSHVVDSLCAIKYAKVSIIRDENGLPVDFKTEGEFPKYGNDDDRADDIAVWLLKTFMTMIRRHHTYRDSEATTSILTITSNVVYGKATGNTPDGRRAGAPFAPGANPSYGAEKNGLLASLNSTAKLPYEYALDGISNTQTISPTTLGHTEEEQVETLVNVMDGYFDRGAHHLNVNVFGVEKLIDCMEHPEKEEYANFTIRVSGYAVKFIDLTREQQLDVIARQAHGRMA; from the coding sequence ATGAAGAACGAATGGAGAGGATTTAAAGGCAATCACTGGACAGAAGATGTTGATGTTCGTGCCTTTATCCAAGATAACTACACCGCTTATGATGGTAATGCTGATTTCTTAGCAGGTCCAACAGAAGCAACAGATAAGCTTTGGACACTACTCCAAGGCCTTCAAAAAGAAGAAAGAGCAAAAGGTGGAGTTCTTGATATGGAAACAAAAGTCGTGTCAAGTATGACTGCTTATCCTGCAGCTTATATGGGCGAAGGAACCAAAGAACTTGAGAAGATTGTTGGATTGCAAACAGATAAGCCTCTAAAACGTGCATTTATGCCTTATGGAGGTATTAAGATGGCAGAGCAAGCTTGTACTACTTATGGTTACGAACCAGCTCCTGAACTTCATAAAATATTTACAGAATACCACAAAACTCACAACGAAGGGGTATTTGATGCATACACAGACGAAATGAAATTGGTGCGTCATAACCACATATTAACAGGTCTTCCCGACACTTATGGACGTGGACGTATCGTTGGAGACTATCGTCGTGTAGCTTTATATGGTGTTGATTTCTTAATCGATAAAAAGAAAGCAGACCTTAGAAACACAGGATGTGGCGTGATGACTGATGAGATTATCCGTCTAAGAGAAGAAATATCTATGCAAATAAAGGCCTTGAAGGAAATGAAAGAAATGGCTCTTATTTACGGATATGATATCTCTCGTCCTGCAATGAATGCACATGAGGCTGTGCAATGGCTATACTTTGGCTATTTGTCTGCTATTAAAACACAGAACGGAGCAGCGATGTCGGTTGGTCGTATCTCTACTTTCTTGGACATATATATCCAACGTGACATGGAAGAAGGTACTCTAACAGAAAGCGAAGCACAAGAACTTATCGACCACTTGGTAATGAAATTCCGTATGGTTAAGTTCGCTCGTATCCCTTCTTACAATCAACTTTTCTCTGGAGATCCTATCTGGGCGACCCTAGAAATGGCGGGAATGGGTATGGATGGACGTTCAATGGTTACAAAGAACGATTTCCGTTTCCTTCATACTCTTGAGAATATGGGTCCTTCTCCTGAACCAAACTTAACCGTATTGTATTGCTCTCGTCTTCCAGAAGGATTCAAACAATATGCGTCTAAAATCTCAGTTACAACCAGTTCAATACAATATGAGAACGATGATGTAATGCGTCCGATATGGGGAGACGATTATTCTATCTGCTGTTGTGTATCTGCAACACAGACAGGAAAGGAGATGCAGTTCTTTGGAGCACGTGCAAATCTAGCTAAATGTTTGTTATATGCAGTGTCAGGAGGCGTTGATGAGAAGACAAAAGAACAATGCGGACCTGCTTATAGACCAATTTCTGGAGATGTATTGAACTATGATGAGTTCCTACCTAGATTCATTGATATGATGGAATGGTTAGCTGGTATTTATGTAAATACCCTTAACTTGATTCATTATATGCACGACAAGTACTTCTATGAGGCTGCAGAATTAGCGTTAATCGATACTAATGTGCGCAGAACTTTTGCGACAGGAATCGCTGGTTTCAGTCATGTCGTAGACAGTTTGTGTGCTATTAAATATGCAAAAGTAAGCATTATCAGAGATGAGAACGGCTTACCTGTAGACTTTAAGACTGAAGGTGAGTTCCCAAAATATGGTAATGATGATGACAGAGCTGATGACATTGCAGTATGGTTGTTGAAGACTTTCATGACAATGATACGTCGTCACCACACATATCGTGATTCAGAAGCAACAACAAGTATTCTAACTATCACCTCAAATGTGGTATATGGTAAGGCAACAGGTAACACTCCTGATGGAAGAAGAGCTGGAGCTCCATTCGCTCCAGGTGCAAATCCATCTTATGGAGCAGAGAAAAACGGTCTACTTGCATCGTTAAACTCAACTGCTAAGCTTCCTTATGAATACGCACTTGATGGTATTTCAAATACACAAACAATCAGTCCTACTACTTTAGGACACACAGAAGAGGAACAAGTAGAAACGCTTGTGAACGTAATGGATGGTTACTTCGATCGTGGCGCACACCATTTGAACGTGAATGTCTTTGGTGTTGAAAAGCTAATCGATTGTATGGAGCACCCAGAAAAAGAAGAATATGCAAACTTTACTATTCGTGTCAGCGGATATGCAGTGAAGTTTATCGACCTAACTCGTGAGCAACAATTAGACGTTATCGCACGTCAAGCTCATGGACGTATGGCATAA
- the pflA gene encoding pyruvate formate-lyase-activating protein has product MTKAAVHSVETFGSVDGPGIRFIIFLKGCKLRCRYCHNPDTWNPDSKDMRSADELLEQALKYRTYWGKKGGITVSGGEALLQMDFMIELFKKAKKLGIHTCIDTAAQPFTREEPFFSKFNELMEYTDLLLLDLKHIDSSEHKKLTGRENDNILDCALYLSDLQKPVWIRHVLVPTITDNDEYLHRLRAFIDRLNNVERVEVLPYHALGVYKWEQMGIPYTLNEIDSPEQERVDNARKILGAV; this is encoded by the coding sequence ATGACAAAAGCTGCAGTACATTCAGTTGAAACCTTTGGGTCTGTTGATGGACCAGGTATTCGTTTTATCATATTTCTTAAGGGTTGCAAGCTTCGTTGCAGATATTGTCACAACCCAGATACATGGAATCCCGATTCAAAAGATATGCGTTCGGCAGATGAATTGCTCGAACAGGCTTTGAAATATCGTACTTATTGGGGAAAGAAAGGCGGTATTACGGTTAGTGGAGGAGAGGCTTTATTGCAAATGGACTTTATGATTGAGCTTTTTAAGAAGGCAAAAAAACTTGGAATTCACACCTGCATAGACACCGCTGCACAACCATTTACAAGAGAAGAACCCTTCTTTAGTAAGTTTAATGAGTTGATGGAATACACCGACTTATTGTTGTTAGATTTGAAACATATCGATAGTAGCGAACATAAGAAATTGACAGGACGAGAGAATGACAATATTCTCGACTGCGCTCTGTACCTCTCTGACCTACAAAAACCAGTGTGGATACGGCATGTACTCGTTCCTACTATAACCGATAATGATGAGTATTTGCATCGTTTACGTGCCTTTATAGATCGATTGAACAATGTAGAACGAGTGGAAGTATTGCCTTATCATGCCTTAGGAGTGTATAAATGGGAACAGATGGGTATTCCTTATACATTGAATGAGATTGACTCTCCAGAGCAAGAAAGAGTGGATAATGCTCGCAAGATACTAGGAGCTGTGTAG
- a CDS encoding GH92 family glycosyl hydrolase, with protein MNKTMILSAFFSLSMLLSSSVAQAKTSVVDYVSTLVGTQSTRDLSTGNTYPAIALPWGMNFWMPQTGKMGDGWAYTYTADKIRGFKQTHQPSPWINDYGQFSIMPTTGKRIFNEDERASWFSHKAEQATPYYYKVYLADYDVTSEIAPTERAAIFRFTFPQSNASNVVVDAFDEGSEITIIPSERKIIGYTTKNSGGVPENFKNYFVIVFNKPFKSVATVKNGTLREDVESVSCNHAGAIVSFETQRGEKIEARVASSFISVEQAEINLKELKDNSFDAIKEQGKQRWNDILGRIEVEDDNVDNMRTFYSCLYRSVLFPRSFYEKDAQGNIMHYSPYNGNVLPGYMFTDTGFWDTFRCLFPFLNLMYPKMNEMMQEGLVNAYKESGFLPEWASPGHRNCMVGNNSASIVSDACIKGLGNYDIETLWQAVKHGANYVHPKVGSTGRKGVEYYNKLGYVPYDVKINENVARTLEYAYDDWCIYQLGKKLGKSAKELAPFKQHALNYRNVFDSESNLMRGKLANGKFQTPFNPLKWGDAFTEGNAWHYTWSVFHDVKGLIQLMGGKQHFNAMLDSVFNLPPVFDDSYYGGVIHEIREMQIMNMGNYAHGNQPIQHAIYLYNYSGEPWKAQYWIREAMNRLYTSAPDGYCGDEDNGQTSAWYVFSAMGFYPVCPGTTQYVIGSPYFKKMLLHLENGNTITLNAPENSKENRYINSISINNAPYSKTFFEHSDLLKGCNIVYNMSKEPNKQRGISEKDAPYSFTDELKK; from the coding sequence ATGAATAAAACAATGATATTATCAGCTTTTTTTTCGCTTTCAATGTTACTTTCGAGTAGCGTTGCACAAGCAAAAACAAGCGTTGTAGACTATGTTAGTACATTGGTTGGAACTCAATCAACTCGTGATTTATCTACTGGAAACACCTATCCTGCCATCGCTTTGCCATGGGGTATGAACTTTTGGATGCCTCAAACGGGTAAAATGGGCGACGGTTGGGCTTATACTTACACAGCAGATAAGATTAGAGGATTTAAGCAAACGCACCAACCAAGCCCATGGATTAACGATTATGGACAGTTTTCTATTATGCCAACAACGGGTAAACGCATCTTTAATGAAGATGAAAGAGCTTCTTGGTTCTCGCATAAAGCAGAGCAGGCTACACCTTATTATTATAAAGTTTACCTCGCAGATTACGACGTTACCTCTGAAATTGCGCCAACAGAACGTGCTGCCATATTTCGATTTACATTCCCCCAAAGCAACGCTTCAAATGTAGTTGTAGATGCTTTTGATGAGGGTTCTGAAATAACAATTATCCCTTCTGAACGCAAAATTATTGGCTATACAACCAAAAACAGCGGTGGTGTTCCCGAAAATTTCAAGAATTATTTTGTTATTGTATTTAATAAGCCTTTTAAGAGTGTTGCAACGGTTAAGAACGGAACGCTAAGAGAGGATGTAGAAAGCGTATCGTGCAACCACGCAGGTGCCATTGTTAGCTTTGAAACTCAACGAGGTGAGAAGATTGAAGCACGTGTTGCATCTTCGTTTATCAGTGTCGAACAAGCAGAAATCAACTTAAAAGAATTAAAAGATAACTCGTTTGACGCAATAAAAGAACAAGGCAAGCAACGCTGGAACGATATTCTTGGTCGTATAGAGGTAGAAGATGACAATGTAGATAACATGCGCACATTCTACTCTTGCTTATATCGTTCGGTGCTATTCCCACGTAGTTTCTACGAAAAAGATGCACAAGGCAATATCATGCACTATAGTCCTTATAACGGAAATGTGCTTCCTGGCTACATGTTTACAGACACAGGATTCTGGGATACCTTTCGTTGTTTGTTCCCATTCCTCAACCTTATGTATCCAAAGATGAACGAAATGATGCAAGAAGGTTTAGTTAATGCCTATAAAGAGAGTGGTTTCTTACCCGAATGGGCAAGTCCTGGACATCGTAATTGCATGGTGGGTAACAACTCTGCATCGATTGTTTCTGATGCATGTATTAAGGGTTTAGGTAACTACGACATTGAAACGCTTTGGCAAGCAGTGAAACATGGTGCGAATTATGTACATCCAAAAGTTGGTTCTACAGGCAGAAAGGGTGTTGAATATTATAACAAATTGGGATATGTTCCATACGATGTAAAAATTAATGAGAATGTGGCCCGTACCCTTGAATATGCTTATGACGATTGGTGTATCTATCAATTAGGTAAGAAATTGGGCAAGTCTGCAAAGGAATTAGCTCCTTTTAAGCAACATGCTCTAAACTATCGCAATGTGTTTGATAGCGAATCGAATTTGATGCGTGGTAAACTTGCTAACGGAAAGTTCCAAACTCCATTCAATCCTTTGAAGTGGGGAGATGCATTTACTGAAGGAAATGCTTGGCACTACACTTGGTCTGTGTTCCATGACGTGAAGGGTTTAATTCAATTAATGGGAGGAAAGCAACATTTTAACGCTATGCTCGACTCTGTTTTCAATCTTCCTCCCGTGTTCGACGATAGCTATTATGGCGGAGTGATTCACGAAATACGTGAAATGCAAATTATGAATATGGGTAACTATGCACATGGTAACCAACCTATTCAGCACGCAATATACCTATATAACTATTCTGGTGAGCCATGGAAAGCCCAATATTGGATTAGAGAAGCAATGAATCGCCTTTACACAAGTGCTCCTGATGGCTATTGTGGAGATGAAGATAATGGTCAAACATCGGCTTGGTATGTCTTTAGTGCAATGGGTTTCTATCCTGTTTGTCCTGGTACTACACAATATGTGATAGGCTCTCCTTATTTTAAGAAAATGCTATTGCATCTCGAAAATGGTAACACTATCACCTTAAATGCACCAGAAAACAGTAAAGAAAATCGTTATATCAATAGTATTTCGATAAATAACGCTCCTTACTCTAAAACATTCTTTGAGCATTCAGACCTACTTAAAGGCTGCAATATCGTTTATAACATGAGTAAAGAACCCAATAAACAAAGGGGAATAAGCGAGAAAGATGCGCCTTATTCGTTTACTGATGAATTGAAAAAGTAG
- a CDS encoding RidA family protein translates to MKTIQTTKAPAAIGPYSQAVEANGFVFASGQLGINPATGEFVEGDVQAQTRQALTNARAIMNEAGLDLNNVIKTTVFLSDMANFVAMNEIYSEFFSEPYPARSAVAVKTLPKNALVEVECIAVRP, encoded by the coding sequence ATGAAAACAATTCAAACAACTAAGGCTCCAGCCGCAATTGGACCTTATAGTCAAGCCGTAGAAGCTAATGGTTTTGTGTTTGCTTCAGGACAATTAGGTATTAATCCTGCTACAGGAGAATTCGTAGAGGGAGATGTTCAAGCTCAAACTCGCCAAGCATTGACCAATGCTCGTGCTATAATGAATGAGGCAGGACTCGATCTAAACAACGTAATTAAAACAACAGTATTCTTAAGTGATATGGCAAACTTTGTTGCAATGAACGAAATCTATTCAGAGTTCTTTAGCGAACCATATCCTGCTCGTTCTGCTGTGGCTGTGAAAACACTTCCAAAGAACGCTCTTGTAGAAGTTGAATGTATAGCTGTTCGCCCCTAA
- the ilvA gene encoding threonine ammonia-lyase codes for MLTIDKFYNARIVLDNILRKTDLVHTKKVNTTCEVYLKPECLQRTGSFKIRGAYYKMSQLSNEEKAKGVVACSAGNHAQGVALGATSMGIKSLICLPEAAPMSKVEATRQLGAEICLVPGVYDDAYNRALAMRDEFGYTFIHPFNDENVIAGQGTIALEILEELPDVDMIVVPIGGGGLISGVAYAAKTLNPNIKIYGVQAENAASMVRSLEAKKPVLLNSVSTLADGIAVKQPGDITFDICSNYVDGVVTVSEEEICAAILRLIEKKKMVAEGAGAVAVAAVMFDKIPVKGKKVVCLVSGGNIDVTTLGRVISSGLIASGRLCSIHVEVNDQPGTLAQTCAIVSKLGANIISVHHDRTMSKGNVRACVVKLTAETRNEEHLLEIKSTLKKMGFNVVND; via the coding sequence ATGCTCACTATTGATAAATTCTATAATGCACGTATAGTACTCGATAATATCTTACGCAAAACCGATTTAGTGCATACTAAAAAGGTGAATACTACATGCGAAGTGTATCTTAAACCCGAGTGTTTACAACGCACAGGATCGTTTAAAATAAGGGGAGCTTACTATAAAATGTCGCAGCTTTCGAACGAAGAAAAGGCGAAAGGTGTGGTTGCTTGCTCGGCAGGAAACCACGCTCAGGGAGTGGCTTTGGGTGCAACTTCGATGGGAATAAAATCCTTAATATGCCTACCAGAAGCGGCTCCGATGAGTAAAGTAGAAGCAACAAGACAACTAGGAGCAGAGATTTGTTTAGTGCCAGGAGTGTATGATGATGCCTATAATCGTGCTCTTGCTATGAGAGACGAGTTTGGTTATACCTTTATTCATCCTTTTAACGACGAGAATGTTATTGCAGGTCAGGGTACTATTGCATTGGAAATTCTCGAAGAGTTACCCGATGTAGATATGATTGTGGTGCCTATAGGAGGCGGAGGGCTTATTTCTGGAGTGGCTTATGCAGCTAAAACGTTGAATCCTAACATTAAAATATATGGCGTTCAGGCAGAAAATGCAGCCAGTATGGTTAGAAGTTTAGAAGCTAAAAAGCCAGTTCTTTTAAACTCTGTGAGTACTCTTGCAGACGGAATCGCCGTTAAGCAGCCAGGAGATATAACCTTTGACATTTGCTCGAACTATGTTGATGGGGTAGTAACTGTTAGTGAAGAAGAGATTTGTGCTGCCATATTGCGATTGATTGAGAAAAAGAAAATGGTGGCAGAGGGTGCTGGTGCTGTTGCTGTTGCAGCGGTGATGTTTGACAAAATACCTGTTAAAGGCAAAAAAGTAGTGTGTCTTGTTAGTGGAGGTAACATTGATGTAACAACACTCGGTCGTGTGATTAGCAGCGGATTGATAGCCAGTGGTCGCCTATGCTCAATACATGTTGAAGTGAATGACCAACCTGGTACTCTTGCACAAACATGTGCTATCGTGTCAAAATTAGGCGCAAACATCATAAGTGTGCATCACGACAGAACAATGAGCAAAGGAAATGTAAGGGCATGTGTGGTGAAACTTACCGCAGAAACACGCAATGAGGAGCATCTTCTCGAAATAAAATCAACCTTAAAGAAAATGGGGTTCAATGTAGTGAATGATTAA
- a CDS encoding glycoside hydrolase family 125 protein codes for MKQKRSIIFTTALTLTLSFSTANAGNLQNNPTAMIAVNDNTVIKSNRPIESERLFKSDVIEKKIKEVTKLLRKNPYLAWMFQNCYPNTIDTTVHFDGKDDTFVYTGDIPAMWLRDSSAQVWPYLQFANKDENLRKMLRGVILRQLKCINIDPYANAFNMGPTGGEWQKDWTEMKLELHERKYEIDSLCYPIRLAYEYWKITGDTSIFGEEWQKAVQNILKTFHEQQRKDGNGPYSFMRDTARQLDTVCNAGFGSPVNPVGLIASVFRPSDDATTFLFLVPSNFMAVSSLNKAAEILNTVNKNSELASNCTSLANEVHDALQKYAVVNHPKYGKIYAFEVDGFGNQLLMDDANVPSLLGLSYLGDVPSNDPIYQNTRKFVWSKDNPYFFKGTASEGIGSPHTGYDMIWPMTIMMKAFTSNDDAEIKWCIEQLMNTDAGKGFIHESFNKNNPSKYTRDWFAWQNTLFGELIIKLIDDGKLNVLLAAQRSSTAPIQ; via the coding sequence ATGAAACAAAAAAGAAGTATTATTTTTACAACAGCTCTAACGCTAACTCTATCATTCAGCACGGCAAATGCTGGTAATCTACAAAACAACCCCACAGCTATGATAGCAGTAAACGACAATACTGTTATTAAAAGCAATCGCCCTATAGAGAGTGAACGCTTATTCAAATCAGATGTGATTGAAAAGAAAATTAAAGAAGTTACTAAACTTTTGAGAAAGAATCCATACCTTGCTTGGATGTTCCAAAATTGTTATCCCAACACCATTGATACCACTGTACACTTCGATGGTAAAGATGACACCTTTGTTTACACTGGAGATATTCCCGCAATGTGGTTGAGAGACTCAAGCGCACAGGTGTGGCCCTACTTGCAATTTGCAAACAAAGACGAAAATCTTCGTAAGATGTTGCGTGGCGTTATCTTACGACAATTGAAGTGTATCAATATAGATCCCTACGCAAATGCATTTAATATGGGTCCAACTGGAGGCGAATGGCAAAAAGACTGGACTGAAATGAAACTTGAATTGCACGAGCGTAAATACGAAATCGACTCGCTTTGCTACCCTATTCGCCTTGCTTACGAATATTGGAAGATAACTGGAGACACTTCTATCTTTGGCGAAGAATGGCAAAAAGCAGTTCAAAATATCCTCAAAACCTTCCATGAACAACAAAGAAAAGATGGCAACGGACCTTATAGTTTCATGCGAGATACGGCACGACAACTAGACACTGTTTGCAATGCAGGATTCGGTTCACCTGTTAATCCTGTTGGGCTTATCGCCTCAGTGTTCCGTCCAAGCGATGATGCTACAACTTTCTTATTCCTTGTTCCCTCTAACTTTATGGCTGTATCTTCATTAAATAAGGCTGCAGAAATTTTGAACACTGTTAATAAAAATAGCGAATTGGCTAGCAATTGCACCAGTCTTGCAAATGAGGTACACGATGCTCTACAAAAATATGCTGTGGTTAATCACCCTAAATATGGTAAGATTTATGCTTTTGAGGTAGATGGTTTTGGCAATCAACTATTGATGGATGATGCCAATGTGCCTTCTCTTTTAGGTCTAAGCTATTTAGGTGACGTTCCAAGTAACGACCCAATATATCAAAATACCCGTAAGTTTGTGTGGAGTAAAGACAATCCTTATTTCTTTAAAGGCACCGCAAGCGAGGGTATTGGTAGTCCTCATACAGGCTATGATATGATTTGGCCTATGACAATTATGATGAAGGCATTTACTTCTAATGATGATGCTGAAATTAAATGGTGCATTGAACAGTTAATGAATACAGATGCTGGAAAAGGATTCATTCATGAATCGTTTAACAAAAACAATCCATCTAAATACACAAGAGATTGGTTTGCATGGCAAAACACGCTCTTTGGCGAGTTAATTATTAAGCTAATAGACGATGGTAAGCTCAACGTTCTACTTGCAGCTCAACGCAGTAGCACAGCACCGATTCAATAA
- a CDS encoding RNA methyltransferase, with protein sequence MPIIYIDSLDHPGVDIFYALTEAQLRNKQHSDKGLFIAESPKVIEVALKKGFIPTALLCEERHIKGDAANIIAQNPSIPIYTGTRDMLASITGYTLSRGVLCAMKRPTLPSVESICKTASRIAIVDGVVDTTNIGAIFRSAAALGIDGILLTKSSCDPFNRRAVGVSMGSIFLIPWTWLDNNISEVSQYGFKTVAMALRHNSIDINDARLKAEKKLAIILGTEGDGLAESTILDTDYVVKIPMYNAVDSLNVAAASAIAFWELCKNT encoded by the coding sequence ATGCCCATCATCTATATCGATTCATTAGATCACCCTGGAGTAGACATTTTCTATGCACTCACTGAGGCTCAATTGCGCAATAAACAACATTCCGACAAAGGATTGTTTATTGCCGAGAGTCCAAAAGTGATAGAAGTTGCCCTTAAAAAAGGTTTTATTCCAACAGCTCTTCTATGCGAAGAACGTCACATCAAAGGCGATGCCGCCAACATCATCGCTCAAAATCCTTCTATACCGATATACACTGGCACAAGAGATATGCTGGCTTCGATAACGGGTTACACCCTGAGTCGTGGTGTATTGTGTGCCATGAAACGCCCCACCCTTCCCTCTGTCGAAAGTATTTGCAAAACTGCTTCACGCATTGCCATTGTCGATGGCGTTGTAGACACGACCAATATCGGTGCTATATTCCGTTCAGCTGCAGCACTTGGCATTGACGGAATCCTATTAACTAAGAGTTCGTGCGACCCTTTTAACCGACGAGCGGTGGGTGTTTCGATGGGCTCTATCTTTCTTATTCCATGGACATGGCTTGACAATAACATTTCAGAAGTGTCACAATATGGATTTAAAACAGTTGCGATGGCTTTGCGACACAATTCTATCGACATCAACGATGCACGTTTAAAAGCAGAAAAGAAATTGGCTATTATTTTAGGAACTGAGGGAGATGGCTTAGCAGAGTCAACGATTTTAGATACCGACTACGTTGTTAAAATACCAATGTATAACGCTGTCGACTCGCTAAATGTGGCTGCGGCATCAGCTATTGCATTTTGGGAACTATGTAAAAACACATAA
- a CDS encoding CCA tRNA nucleotidyltransferase: MRNLSNSDLAKILNQDIFHLISKAADALSLECYVVGGYVRDLFLERPSKDIDVVVVGSGIAVAEKLKATLGRGAHLSVFRNFGTAQVKYKGIEVEFVGARRESYQRNSRKPIVEDGTLEDDQNRRDFTINALAVCLNSARFGELVDPFYGIEDLEDGIIRTPLEPNITFSDDPLRMLRCIRFATQLNFFIEDETFDALIENAERIKIISGERISDELNKIMLCKTPSKGFIDLYRCGLLQIILPELCALDIVETRNGRAHKNNFYHTLEVLDNIAKHTDNLWLRWGALLHDIGKPKSKRWENIAGWTFHNHNFIGAKMVPQMFRRLKLPLDAKMKYVQSMVDLHMRPIVIADDVVTDSAVRRLINDAGDNIDDLMTLCEADITTKNSMRKQRFLDNFRIVREKIEDLKERDYKRALQPVIDGNEIMEMFNLPQGPAVGTLKQTLKNAVLDNVVPNEREALMELLTNKAKQMGLIS, from the coding sequence ATGAGAAATCTTTCAAACTCTGATTTAGCTAAGATTCTAAATCAAGACATATTTCACTTAATTTCTAAAGCTGCCGATGCACTATCATTGGAATGTTATGTTGTAGGCGGATACGTAAGAGATTTATTTTTAGAACGCCCCTCGAAAGATATTGATGTTGTTGTTGTTGGAAGCGGAATTGCCGTTGCCGAAAAGCTAAAAGCTACGCTTGGGCGTGGTGCACACTTGTCTGTTTTTCGCAATTTTGGTACTGCTCAGGTTAAATATAAAGGTATAGAGGTTGAATTTGTTGGTGCAAGACGAGAGAGTTATCAACGAAATTCGAGAAAGCCAATAGTTGAAGACGGCACACTTGAAGACGATCAGAACCGTAGAGATTTCACAATCAACGCTCTTGCAGTGTGCTTAAATAGTGCAAGATTTGGAGAATTGGTAGACCCTTTCTATGGAATTGAGGATTTAGAAGATGGAATTATACGCACACCCCTCGAACCAAATATCACCTTTTCTGATGATCCTTTGCGCATGTTGCGCTGTATTCGTTTCGCCACTCAATTGAATTTCTTTATTGAAGACGAAACTTTTGATGCACTAATAGAGAATGCTGAAAGAATAAAAATTATCAGTGGAGAACGTATTAGCGACGAACTCAATAAAATTATGCTATGCAAAACGCCAAGTAAAGGATTCATAGATCTTTACAGATGCGGTTTGCTTCAAATCATACTACCCGAACTTTGCGCTCTCGACATCGTGGAAACACGTAACGGAAGAGCACATAAAAACAACTTTTATCACACTCTTGAGGTATTAGACAACATCGCTAAACACACCGATAACTTATGGTTGAGATGGGGAGCACTGCTTCATGATATTGGGAAACCCAAAAGTAAACGATGGGAAAACATTGCAGGTTGGACCTTCCACAACCACAATTTCATTGGAGCTAAAATGGTTCCGCAAATGTTTCGACGCCTAAAACTACCATTAGATGCTAAGATGAAGTATGTACAATCAATGGTAGACCTACACATGCGCCCTATTGTTATTGCTGATGATGTAGTTACTGATAGTGCTGTTCGACGTTTAATTAATGATGCTGGTGATAATATTGACGACTTAATGACGCTTTGCGAGGCGGACATCACAACGAAGAACTCGATGAGAAAACAACGTTTCTTGGATAATTTCCGCATTGTTCGTGAGAAAATTGAAGACTTAAAAGAACGTGACTACAAGCGTGCTTTGCAGCCAGTGATAGACGGAAATGAGATAATGGAGATGTTCAATCTTCCTCAAGGTCCTGCTGTTGGCACATTAAAGCAAACACTTAAAAATGCAGTTCTCGACAATGTGGTTCCCAATGAACGTGAGGCTTTGATGGAATTGCTCACCAACAAGGCAAAACAAATGGGACTTATATCTTAA